The sequence below is a genomic window from Euwallacea fornicatus isolate EFF26 chromosome 1, ASM4011564v1, whole genome shotgun sequence.
CATAACCGTCTCCCCTCATCTATTctcaaagaaacaaaattaaacctCTTTCAGCTATTATGACAAAGAAAACTAACTTGGGCATTAGAGACTGAATTAACCATAATCAAGGATAGAGTCCCTGCAATTCCACACATCCAATACCCTACTGGGATCTGGTTTGGATCAACAGTAGCAGAATCAATGACGATCCACCAGGCTGTGAAGAACTGAATTGatttatgttaaatgttgATTAAATGATTTAGAGCGAGGATCTTACTAGTAGGCCTGAAAGTATTGAGGCGTAGGCGTTCCTTCTATCCCTCTCAAACCAAATGCAGGAGGGCATGTTGAGGTTTGCGAAACAGTCCAGAAgacccataaaaaataaacaatacttTGTTTGATggtttttatgttaaaaattggaTGGATGATAAatctttgtttatttcttttcgaaattttatcaaCTGACTGTCTTTGTCAGAAGTGTCAAtgtcataaatatttacacgtttcaatgaaatcatttaaatttttacgtcATAGTGTATGCGCCAAACGTAATACTTCTTCGAGTAATATACCTTAGTAAAAACTCCAATAAgtttttcaacttaaaaaaaaagaacaacttAAAGCGTAGTCTTTATTATTCAATCCAATTTACCTCGgcaaattcaataataaaaaaatatttatacaacACAGAATAGAAACTTACATATAAGCTTATACTaattgaactccaaacttAGACAAATAAGTCTGAATGACCATCTGAGATTCCGATGAAGTATTACTGATCAGTGTGGGCACTTTTCCTGGCTGACCCCTACTAAGAGTAGCTAAGCTTTGCACTAAAAACTGCCTCGGTTCTCCGATTCCGACCAGCGGATCTTCCTTTTTGCTATTTGCAAAGCTCAGTTGAGCATTTGAGGTCTGATACGCCGGGGTATCATCAATGTCTATGAAATGATCATCGGGTAGAGTTGACTCATCCGGGGGCATTTCGAAATACATCAATAATGCTTGCAACAACTGCGGCCAGTACTTTCCATATGTCCCGTCTACCATTTCAGGGCTCTCACACAACAATTTACTGACCCCACAAGAGACAATTTTGCGTTCAATGTGCCCATTCACCTTTTGGAGCTCAGGAATGAGTACCTTTTCCAGCACCATTCCGAACATTTGC
It includes:
- the LOC136340544 gene encoding transmembrane protein 50B, which gives rise to MGLLDCFANLNMPSCIWFERDRRNAYASILSGLLFFTAWWIVIDSATVDPNQIPVGYWMCGIAGTLSLIMVNSVSNAQMRGDGYEDGCMGTRGSRIWIFIGFVMGFAAVIASCSILFTVYINREKKAPGVALFLQNTLICIASIIFKFGRSEYAWH